The window ATTTTTTGAGACACGCCCTTGCGAGAGAGATGGGGTGCTGTAGATTTTGTTTTTATGTACGATTTGCAATCTGGCGGGCCACGAAATACCCATGGATGGCACACTGAAATCCGCCGGGGTGGGAGGATCTTTACGAGTAGAGTAGAGACTACGAAAAACAGTCGAGATGGAATAGAATTTTCGCGCTTTGAAGAGATTCACTGGACTAGTTGTGCGTGATCTACTCGAGAATGACTGACCAGTCAAGAATCATGTTCCCATTTATCTATCTACCCTTGCTGAATGCCCAGGTGGCTATCAAACtacaacaaagaaaagacattCCATACAACAACATCAAGTGAACAAACATGGCACCCTCAGATTAGCTCTCTTAGGTTCTCATCGGCAACTCGCAGCCACGAGCTTTTACACCCGCTGCTGTTGTCTGCAAATTTGGCTTTTTGGACCTTGAATCATCACCAGGTGGTCTCAGTTTGTTCAAAcatgaaacaagaagaaaatatACCAgtccccctctcttctccccagCTCACTTCCCACCAATGCACCATTTGTTCTGTTCCGAACCTCAAGGGAAAATCCTATCTGTTGAACCTCAGCCTGCTCCGATTGAAAACTATATCCCACTAGGGGAGGAAAGAATCACGAGTCTGTTGAGCCTTTTGGTCAAAATGACCGAAAGGAAAGAGACTTCTCTGAGGTGCTAAGGTGTCGGTCATTGCGGCTACTGTGAGGGAATTCAACAAACGGGGAATTTTACACAAGGAACTGACAGgacaaagaggaaaacaCAAAGGAAAGGAAGTGAATAggaaggagaagggggaaagcTGGTGCTCGCTCAGATTTCTGTTCTTTGGAAGGCGGACAGGTGCCAGCGGTGGTTTTGGGGTGAACCAGAACCGAACCTAAAGGCGTTCCCTTGTCTTGTGTGAAGAGATATCATCACTGAGAGCACAAGTCGGATGCCCAATCCATGGGGGAGGCAAATGGGTAGAGATGGGTAGAGGCAAGGGAGTGAAAAAGagttttgaagaagaagttttgGGGGAGAAGTGGAGTGGAAGCTACGAAGAGTGTGGCaagacgaggcgaggcgaggcgagggggGAGGGATACTCCGTAGAGTAAGTAGCACGGGCTGGTTTGGGTAGAGCACGGGTTGAGATGGGCTGGGAGAAGGGGGAGTGGTTTGAGCAAAGGAGCATCGGGCATCAGCAGAGTGAAGAAAACAAAGTGGTGATGAGAAGTTGGAAACAAAGTTGGGGAGAAGAGGCGGAAGAAGGCTGCTGTGCGAGGGAtgcatgatgaagaaagaaagaaaggaagaagaagagaggaagaggttgtgGTGACGAGGGCGTTTGCTTTATAGCAGAAGAAAAATTTCAAACCGGGTGCCGGCCAGGCGATTGTTCCGGGCTTTTCGATGGAACGCAGTGGAAGCATTCAGAAGTTGCGCAGCTTCACTTTGTGTTGACAGCTGGCGAGGAGTGTTCGATGTGAACGAAAAGTGAGGCGTGGTTGAGATGTCGTTTGACAGCTGACAGCTGCACGAGGTTTGGTGGTTTGAAAGGAGGTGAATTGGGCGCGGGGATTTGGGAACGCGCTTATGGGGGTTTTAGCGCTGTGGGAGGGTGGGATTGGGCAAGATTGGGGGCATGCAGGTACCGCTAGTGACAGGGATTTGGGGGAAGCTAGCGCTAGAGAGGGACTGTGGATTTGGGGGAGTTAGGCGCGTTGCCGCCTGTCAATCAgtgtctggctggctgttggTCATTGAAGCTGCAGATCTGGAGGCAGTTTGAATGGACTTGCTTGGgtggtgatgccgtcaaggGAGTGGGAAGAGTCAAAATGATGTGATTCAAGTACCTAATTCAACTTGTTTCTTTCACGGCTGATTATATAGGCATCTTGTAGAGAATTGACGAAGCATCAAGTCACTGCTGCGATATCGTCGTTGACTCCAGTTAGTCAGCACCGCCTCCCGGCAAAAGTTGCTCTTCAGCCACCGACCATGGCAAGCAATAGCGTCACGATTCCATTCCCCTTCTGGACTAAAATGCCTGGCAGCCATCCATTTAATTTGTGTCTGACAATGCTGGACTCTTCAAACCTCATCTATACGGATTTACTACTGTTTCGGGGCTTCAAATCCATTCAGTCGTGATCCATCTGTGCCGTGGAAATCCACTCGCGTCCtgacagagagagagccaCAGAAAGTCAAAGAGCCAGTCCCTCGGCTAAAGATGGACCATTCAGACGAGCAATCTGTATCGCCGGCCACCATCCACCTCGTTagcaggaaaaagaagcgCGCCTCAAAAGCCTGCTCATGCTGTCGGACTCGCAAGATCCGCTGCGATGTGCTCAAGACCGGAGTTCCCTGCACAAAGTGCCAGCTCGATGGCTTCGAGTGCGTCGTCCAGGCTCGTAAGAAGAGGCGTGGGAAGAATGAGATGGACAAGCAGTCGCCATCGCCGGGCCAGGACTTGACCATCACCGGTGCCGCAAGGCCATCGTCGCCTCGCTCAATCCCGCCGCATGCCATGCTTCATCAAGTTCCTCACTATCCCTTCTTTCGCAGCTTTGCCCCTGACAGCCAGCCGTCTCTGCTGGCCGTCTCACAGGATCCCCGTCGTCTCTCGGGGTCCATCAAGCATTCTAggttggatgaagaggatatcCAGTATCTCAAACGCAAAGGCGCTCTCAGTCTTCCCCCAAAGGGAGTGATGGACGAGTTTATTTCCAACTatttccagctcttccatccATTCTTCCCCATCATCGACAAGTCCAACTTTCTGGCCACCTATTATCGAAGCGATCGTGGTGCTGCATCTCTTTCACAGGGCCCAAGTATATTGCTTCTACAGACCATACTTTTCACGGCCAGTGCGGTATGTAAACACTCATTATTCGAGAAGCAAGGAAGGGGGTGTGCTTACTGGTGGTTTCATAGACGGTGCCCATAAATGTCGTACGAGACGCTGGCTTCACAACtcgaaaagaagcgagaaTCGCACTCCACAAAAGAGCACGGGTGAGTCTCCTTCAAGACCAAGTCGTTAGCATCATGTTCGCACTTGTACTTATACTTCTACTCGTAGTATCTATATGACTTTGATTTTGAGTCGGACAACATTACAAATATCCAAGCGCTTCTTCTTATGAGCCACTACTACCCATCCATGGTTGAGCAAAAGCACACTTGGTTTTGGATTCACCAGGCCATCAGCCTCGCGCAAGGAGTTGGCCTGCACCGAAATGCTCCCCAGGAACCCCAGCGCAAACTTTGGGCCAGATTATGGTGGGCATGCCTGGTCAGAGATAGACTCACCACGCTCGGCACGGGACGCCCAATGCACATCAATAGTCTGGATTGTACAGTTCCAATGCTCACACTCGACGATCTCAAGGAGGATGGCGACAGCGAAGATGACCGAACAGTCAAAGAGTTTTTCATCGAGTTTGTCAAGCTTTGCCAGTACATGGAAGGAGTGCTGTCGCTCCCTCATAACATTGCTACAGAACCAGGATCACTGGAGGAGCAGATTGGCCTCTGCGAAGACACCCTTCAGCACTGGCGTCGGAATTTAGTCCCCAGTGCGAGGCTGCACGAAGAGTATGGGAGGGATTTTGACAAACGGGGCATCTGCACTCTTTACAGGGCGCTCCTACATCTCATGTACAAGTGAGCTCATCCGGGTCCCTGATCTCTGCATTAATTTTCTCTCGAATTGCCAATATAGCTAACGTGTCGAAGTATTGTCGTCATCGCTCTTCACAAGTCACATCAGGTTTTGGATGAGAGCCGCCCCAGTGGTGCACAGCCTCCACTGCCAAAAGTTCAAGCAGCTGCCGAAGACTCGACCCGACTAGCCGGCGAGCTCGTCAGATTGGATCTGATCAAGTATTGTCCGACAATATGGTAATTGCTTCTTTTGCATCCATGTTGCGAGCTGAACATGTGCTGATCCTTTCGCAGTGTAACCGCTATCCTGCCACCGCTCATCGTTCACCTTCTCATGATGCGATCCTCCCCAGACCCAGTCAGCAGACAGCCCCATATCGACAGATTCAACAAGTGTATGGGGCTGCTGGAACAGCTTGGCGATATTTATTGGCATGCGAGCTTCTATCAcgacttcttcaagctcgcAGTTTTGCATTCACAAGGACCAGCAGCATACACCAACggaaaagagcaagatcCACTTGTTGCATTTCTCAACGACCACATGCCCGTCAAGCTACCTGTTCTCAGAGGCACAGAACTCTACAGTCAAAAC of the Trichoderma breve strain T069 chromosome 4, whole genome shotgun sequence genome contains:
- a CDS encoding fungal specific transcription factor domain-containing protein; translation: MDHSDEQSVSPATIHLVSRKKKRASKACSCCRTRKIRCDVLKTGVPCTKCQLDGFECVVQARKKRRGKNEMDKQSPSPGQDLTITGAARPSSPRSIPPHAMLHQVPHYPFFRSFAPDSQPSLLAVSQDPRRLSGSIKHSRLDEEDIQYLKRKGALSLPPKGVMDEFISNYFQLFHPFFPIIDKSNFLATYYRSDRGAASLSQGPSILLLQTILFTASATVPINVVRDAGFTTRKEARIALHKRARYLYDFDFESDNITNIQALLLMSHYYPSMVEQKHTWFWIHQAISLAQGVGLHRNAPQEPQRKLWARLWWACLVRDRLTTLGTGRPMHINSLDCTVPMLTLDDLKEDGDSEDDRTVKEFFIEFVKLCQYMEGVLSLPHNIATEPGSLEEQIGLCEDTLQHWRRNLVPSARLHEEYGRDFDKRGICTLYRALLHLMYNIVVIALHKSHQVLDESRPSGAQPPLPKVQAAAEDSTRLAGELVRLDLIKYCPTICVTAILPPLIVHLLMMRSSPDPVSRQPHIDRFNKCMGLLEQLGDIYWHASFYHDFFKLAVLHSQGPAAYTNGKEQDPLVAFLNDHMPVKLPVLRGTELYSQNASRRRTPTGDDVEDNPTKPTATSGRDDDIADPATIATTTAATQTGFLAPTTQASVPYELGTDDLGLGAVALPDTNLQLFEDWLDEYGYFHNIFPSA